In Candidatus Binatia bacterium, one DNA window encodes the following:
- a CDS encoding sugar ABC transporter permease: MSSGLARLATRRLLGLPLALYLLAFLAYPSAYAVKLALTDGATGAFPTLEPLRALAGDRLFWQAIAGNLVVPLASVALELVAGLGLALLLAARIPGRRLLRASIVIPFALPEIVFLTIVRTLLAPRGYVNGALDAAGVGTVHFLLPGDWLAYATVIVVDAWRTTPVVFLILLGALGALPREVGEAARLDGAGALRRLWFVTLPLLAPAIVAAVLLRGLDALRIFAAPLVLAGVEGVPVLSTYAYHQWSDYGDDGAAAAASLVLAVLCVVASVPLLRRRAEAA, encoded by the coding sequence GTGAGCAGCGGGCTTGCGCGCCTCGCGACGCGGCGCCTGCTCGGTCTGCCGCTCGCGCTCTACCTGCTCGCGTTCCTCGCCTATCCGAGCGCGTACGCCGTCAAGCTCGCCCTCACCGACGGCGCGACCGGCGCCTTCCCGACGCTCGAGCCGCTGCGCGCGCTCGCGGGCGATCGTCTCTTTTGGCAGGCGATCGCGGGCAACCTCGTCGTGCCGCTCGCGAGCGTCGCGCTCGAGCTCGTCGCGGGGCTCGGGCTCGCGCTGCTGCTCGCGGCGCGCATCCCCGGACGGCGGCTCCTGCGCGCGTCGATCGTGATCCCGTTCGCGCTGCCGGAGATCGTATTCTTGACGATCGTGCGGACGCTGCTCGCGCCGCGCGGCTACGTGAACGGCGCGCTGGATGCGGCCGGTGTGGGCACCGTGCACTTCCTGCTGCCCGGCGACTGGCTCGCGTACGCGACCGTGATCGTGGTCGACGCCTGGCGCACCACGCCGGTCGTGTTCCTGATCCTGCTCGGCGCGCTCGGCGCGCTGCCGCGCGAGGTCGGCGAGGCGGCGCGTCTCGACGGCGCGGGCGCGCTGCGCCGGCTGTGGTTCGTCACGCTGCCGCTGCTCGCGCCGGCGATCGTCGCCGCGGTGCTGCTGCGCGGGCTCGACGCGCTGCGCATCTTCGCAGCACCCCTCGTGCTCGCCGGCGTCGAGGGCGTGCCGGTGCTGTCGACGTACGCCTACCACCAGTGGTCGGACTACGGCGACGACGGCGCCGCCGCCGCGGCGTCGCTCGTGCTCGCCGTGCTGTGCGTCGTCGCGAGCGTGCCGCTGCTGCGGCGTCGCGCGGAGGCCGCATGA
- a CDS encoding carbohydrate ABC transporter permease, producing the protein MSAARSRRHGRGRLVRFLLASAAALVSLLPLAVIVKQAFTPDRESFAWPPTYLPRTLTLENFAAIADAVEVASGFVMSVSVALVSVVLALALALPAAWLAARDVPAGRGLDLLVVLARIFPAIAVAVPLAVLLVRAGLYNSPIGAGLWFAHALLGLPIAFLVLRAGFRAVPRELEEAARLDGARPLAVFWRVTLPLVRPQLATAALLVFLASWDELTYALLLQVTNRTLPPLLYYLSAFGFPGLSSAVGVIMLLPALALVVVLERAFRSGLLSGSGR; encoded by the coding sequence ATGAGCGCTGCTCGCTCCCGCCGCCACGGCCGCGGACGCCTCGTGCGCTTCCTGCTCGCGAGCGCAGCCGCGCTGGTGTCGCTGCTGCCGCTCGCGGTCATCGTCAAGCAAGCGTTCACGCCCGACCGCGAGAGCTTCGCCTGGCCGCCGACGTACCTTCCGCGCACGCTGACGCTCGAGAACTTCGCCGCGATCGCGGACGCGGTCGAGGTCGCGAGCGGCTTCGTGATGAGCGTGTCGGTCGCGCTGGTCTCGGTCGTGCTGGCGCTCGCGCTCGCGCTGCCGGCGGCGTGGCTCGCGGCGCGCGACGTGCCGGCCGGACGCGGGCTCGATCTACTCGTCGTGCTGGCGCGCATCTTTCCCGCGATCGCGGTCGCGGTGCCGCTCGCGGTGCTGCTCGTGCGCGCGGGGCTGTACAACAGCCCGATCGGCGCCGGCCTCTGGTTCGCGCACGCGCTGCTCGGGCTGCCGATCGCGTTCCTCGTGCTGCGCGCCGGCTTCCGCGCTGTGCCGCGCGAGCTCGAGGAGGCGGCGCGGCTCGACGGCGCGCGTCCGCTCGCGGTGTTCTGGCGCGTGACGCTGCCGCTCGTGCGTCCGCAGCTCGCCACCGCGGCGCTGCTCGTCTTCCTCGCCTCGTGGGACGAGCTCACCTACGCGCTGCTCCTGCAGGTGACGAACCGCACGCTGCCGCCGCTCCTCTACTATCTCTCGGCGTTCGGCTTCCCCGGGCTGTCGAGCGCGGTCGGGGTGATCATGCTGCTGCCGGCGCTGGCGCTGGTCGTCGTGCTCGAGCGCGCGTTCCGCTCGGGCCTGCTCTCGGGGAGCGGACGCTGA
- a CDS encoding ABC transporter ATP-binding protein encodes MARATIEGLEKRFGDVAVLHAFSLTAEDGELVTVLGPSGCGKSTLLRLIAGLEEPSAGTIALDGRRIDHLPPHERDVAMVFQSYALYPHMTVRANIEFPLRMRGVGRDERRKQAEEVAELLELGALLDRKPGALSGGQRQRVALARALVRRPALFLLDEPLSNLDARLRESVRRYIRDVQRRLGVTTLYVTHDQTEAMTLGDRVVVLERGRVQQCDTPVEVYERPANAFVAGFVGTPPMNLLRARYEDGVLTLGDLRLTLDEATRRALARAGERELLVGVRPEAFVACDDASTREGADGAMLVATVDPASREWLGGETLLRASLGGETVTARLFGALPAAPARVAAPLGALHFFAALDGRRLAPQ; translated from the coding sequence ATGGCGCGCGCCACGATCGAGGGGCTCGAGAAGCGCTTCGGCGACGTCGCCGTGCTGCACGCCTTCTCGCTCACCGCCGAGGACGGCGAGCTGGTGACGGTGCTCGGGCCTTCGGGCTGCGGCAAGTCGACGCTGCTGCGCCTGATCGCGGGGCTCGAGGAGCCGAGCGCCGGCACGATCGCGCTCGACGGACGGCGGATCGACCATCTGCCGCCGCACGAGCGCGACGTCGCGATGGTGTTCCAGAGCTACGCGCTCTATCCGCACATGACGGTGCGCGCGAACATCGAGTTCCCGCTGCGCATGCGCGGCGTCGGACGCGACGAGCGGCGCAAGCAGGCGGAGGAGGTCGCCGAGCTGCTCGAGCTCGGCGCGCTGCTCGACCGCAAGCCGGGCGCGCTGTCCGGCGGCCAGCGTCAGCGGGTCGCGCTGGCGCGCGCGCTGGTCCGCCGTCCGGCGCTGTTCCTGCTCGACGAGCCGCTCTCCAACCTCGACGCGCGCCTGCGCGAGAGCGTGCGGCGCTACATCCGCGACGTGCAGCGGCGCCTGGGCGTGACGACGCTCTACGTGACGCACGACCAGACCGAGGCGATGACGCTCGGCGACCGCGTCGTCGTGCTCGAGCGTGGGCGCGTCCAGCAGTGCGACACGCCGGTCGAGGTCTACGAGCGTCCGGCGAACGCCTTCGTCGCGGGCTTCGTCGGCACGCCGCCGATGAACCTGCTGCGCGCACGCTACGAGGACGGCGTGCTCACGCTCGGCGACTTGCGCTTGACGCTCGACGAGGCGACGCGCCGCGCGCTCGCCCGTGCGGGCGAGCGCGAGCTGCTGGTCGGCGTGCGCCCCGAGGCCTTCGTCGCCTGCGACGACGCGTCGACGCGGGAAGGCGCGGACGGCGCGATGCTGGTCGCGACCGTCGACCCGGCGTCGCGCGAGTGGCTCGGCGGCGAGACGCTGCTGCGCGCCTCGCTCGGCGGCGAGACCGTCACCG